GCCATCTCGCAACCGAGCATTACAGGCTCGACGGCAACGTCATCACCTTCGAGCACACGGAGGTGCCGAAAGAGCTCGGCGGCAAGGGCGTCGGCTCAAAGCTGGTGCAAGGCGCGCTCGACCAGGTCCGCGCTTCAGGACTGAGGCTGATCCCGCAATGCCCGTTCGTGAAGGCCTGGATCGACAAGCATCCGGACTACGCGGATCTCGTGAAGAGATAAGCGAGCGCAGGCCCGCCGATCACGCGACGGGCCCGCAAGCATCCACAGCCTATTGCCCGTGCTTGAGCATGTCCTGGTCGCTCAGCGCCCAATCCTGCCAGAGTTGGAGGATACCGAGCAGCACCACCACCGCGCCAAGGCTCGTGTGGTAGACGCGCAGAAAGCCCTCGCCGGAATAGCCGAGGACATAGGGCGAGACGATGAGCCAGAACCCGACCAGGATCGTCGCCACCTCCTGCCAGCGCTGCAACGCGACATATTCGAGCTGGCTGAGGCCAAACACGACCAGGCCCACCGCGACCGCGTTCAGGATCACCGCCTGGTGTCCGACGATCGTCTCATGATCCTGGATGGGAAACCACGGCGACGCAACGATCAGCGCGCCGAGCACCATCCCGCACCAGTCTTCCCATGTTCGATGAGTATTCAGAAAACCAAAGTCCGACATCGTAACCTCCTACACAAGAGGCATACGTCGGCGGCTGGCGTTCACGACACTCCGAATGTTCAGCGACCCTGCCGGCCGCATTCGGGCGTATGTCCTGCAACATGACATGGGAACCGGAAGCACGGTTGCAAGAGCGGACCCGTGGTTTTTTGCCCAGCGAAGCGGCGTTAAGCACGAGGTCCGCCGTGACCCTGATAGCGGCGCAATAGCTGACCTCGCTAGTGGTCCGAGTTGGACCACAAACGGACTCATGCACTGCAGCAAAACTATTCGATCACCTCGACGGCCTGTGCGAGCAGAGTGGGAGGCACGGTGAGGCCGAGCGCATTCGCGGTCTTACGATTGATGACGAGTTCGAATTTTGTCGGCAGCTCGACAGGTAGGTCAGACGGCTTGGCGCCTTTGAGGATCTTGTCGACGTGGCCGCCTGCACGAAAAAACAAATCGGCTAAATCGGGGCCGTATGAAATCAATCCACCATTGGAGGCGAACAATCGGAATAGATAAATCGCGGGCAGACGATGCTTCGCCGCCAGCTCGGTAACGCGTGGCGCGTTGTTAACGCTCAATGCATCGCCCAGAATAGTGATTGCATCGGCGTGTTCTGCTGCGGCCGAGGCTAAGGCGATGTCGAGTTCCTCTACTGTGGTCGCCTCTACTATCGGCAGGGCCACGCCTAGGCTCCGGGCAATTTGGGGTAACTCCTCGGCTACTATCAGCGTGTGACCTGGAGTGCCTGGATTGATGAAGACCGCAATTGTCGAGGCGGTAGGAACCATTTCCCGCAGAATTTCTATTAATTTGCCAACGAATCCGGGCGCTACGGCCGCGAGACCCGTTATGTTGCCGCCTGGGCGCGACATGCTTTGTATGAGGCCGAGCCTCTCGGGAAAGGAGACCGCCACGAATACAATCGGAATGCTGGCAGTTGCCGTTTTCAGGGCTGCGGCTGCTGGCGGATTAGGAGCGACGAGCAGATCGGGGTTGAGAGCCACCAGCTCGGCGGCGAAAGCTGGCAGGCGATCCTCGGAGGGGGAATAACGATACTCGATGATCAGGTTTCTTCCGTCAATCCAGCCATGCTTTCGCAGCCCCTCAAGCCACGCTTTTTGAACGGTAGGCTCCACCACGTCCATGGCGAGAAAGCCAACCCGACGACGTGTCCCTTGCGCCAGCGAACGCCGTGGCGAAACGAGCAGCGCCGCACTGGCCGCAATGAACTCTCGCCGCTTCATTTCGATCCTCACAACGGCTTGAGGACGACGACATCACGCAGAATATCACGTCTCGATTGTGGCCGCACTCACGATGGGCGCACTTGTCGCGTCGCAAATGCCGCGCATGCCATAAGACGGCTTCGGGTCAAAATGCGAAGAACACACGCCCTACAGCGCGCCCAGCTTCTGCAGCGCCTCGCGTGCGGTGGGCAGACCCGG
This region of Bradyrhizobium sp. CCGUVB1N3 genomic DNA includes:
- a CDS encoding GNAT family N-acetyltransferase; amino-acid sequence: MSDVIDNKAHHRFELEVEGHLATEHYRLDGNVITFEHTEVPKELGGKGVGSKLVQGALDQVRASGLRLIPQCPFVKAWIDKHPDYADLVKR
- a CDS encoding ABC transporter substrate-binding protein, giving the protein MKRREFIAASAALLVSPRRSLAQGTRRRVGFLAMDVVEPTVQKAWLEGLRKHGWIDGRNLIIEYRYSPSEDRLPAFAAELVALNPDLLVAPNPPAAAALKTATASIPIVFVAVSFPERLGLIQSMSRPGGNITGLAAVAPGFVGKLIEILREMVPTASTIAVFINPGTPGHTLIVAEELPQIARSLGVALPIVEATTVEELDIALASAAAEHADAITILGDALSVNNAPRVTELAAKHRLPAIYLFRLFASNGGLISYGPDLADLFFRAGGHVDKILKGAKPSDLPVELPTKFELVINRKTANALGLTVPPTLLAQAVEVIE
- a CDS encoding SPW repeat protein, with product MSDFGFLNTHRTWEDWCGMVLGALIVASPWFPIQDHETIVGHQAVILNAVAVGLVVFGLSQLEYVALQRWQEVATILVGFWLIVSPYVLGYSGEGFLRVYHTSLGAVVVLLGILQLWQDWALSDQDMLKHGQ